A window of Aeromicrobium duanguangcaii genomic DNA:
GTCAGGGCCAGCGCCACGAGCACCGTCGCGAACGTGACCACGAGGCGCGCGTCCTGGCCGGTGGCCAGCATCGCCACGAGCGGCAGCAGGCCGCCGACCGTGAACGCCACGGCGGAGGAGAACGCGGCATGCCACGGACTGACCAGGTCGTCGGCGTCGATGCCCAGCTCGACCTCGAGGTGCGCCGCGAGCGCGTCGTGCGCGGTCATCTCGCGCGCCGCCCGACGAGCGGTCGCCTCCTCGATGCCGCGATCCTGCAGCATCTCGACGAGCTCCTCGAGCTCACCCTCGGGGTCATCGCGCAGCTCGCGGGTCTCCAGCCCGATCATGTGCTCCTCGCTGTCGCGCTGGCTGCTGACCGAGACGTACTCCCCCAGCGCCATCGAGACCGCGCCGCCGACGAGCGCCGCGGTGCCCGCGGTCGCGATGGCCCCGGTGTCGCTCGTGGCGCCGGCCACGCCGACGACGAGGGAGGCCACGGACACGATGCCGTCGTTCGCGCCCAGGACCCCGGCGCGCAGCCAGTTCAGCTTCTGCGAGGTGAAGTCCGCGTGCGGCTCGTCGACGCTCATACGGGCAGCGTAGGCCGCCTCGGGGCGACCCCGCCCACTCAGAGGCGGACGACCAGCACGGCGACGAGCCAGGCACCCGCAGTCAGCAGGGCGCCCGTGAGCTCGACGAGGATCGCGATGCCGGTGGCGCGCAGCGCGTGGCCCGTGGCGCGGCGCGCCGCCGGCTCGTCACCGAGCCGGTGCAGCTCCGACAGGTACGTGCCCCCGACGAAGCCGACGAAGAGGCCGACGACCGGAATGACGAAGAAGCCGACGACGCCCAGGACCGCGCCCACGACGAGGCTGCGGTTCGGGATGCCGCGCCGCTGCAGGTAGCGACCGGCCAGCAGGTACTTCAGCCCCATCCCGACGATCGCCAGCACGAGCGCGAGGGCCGCCACCGTCCATCCCGTGGCGCCGCCCGTGACGACACCCCAGACGATGACGGCGCCGCCGACGACGAAGCCGCCGGGGATCACCTGGACGATCGCGCCGGCCAGACCGACGACGATGACCAGGGCGATGAGCAGGTCGAAGGCGACGCCGCTCACGAGAAGGCGCTGATCCCGGTCTCGGCCCGCCCGATGATGAGCTTCTGGATCTGACTGGTGCCTTCGTAGAGGGTCATGACCCGCGCATCGCGCATGTACTTCTGCACCGGGTACTCGTCGACGTATCCGTAGCCGCCGAAGACCTGGATCGCGAGGTTCGCCGCCTTGACGGCCTGCTCGGAGGCGTAGAGCTTCGCCTTGGACGCCTCGATGCTGAACTTCTCGCCGCGATCGATCAGGTCGGCGGCGCGCCACGTCAGCAGTCGCGCGGCGTCGGCGTCCACCGACATCTCGGCGATCATGTCCTGGACCAGCTGGTACGACGCGATCGGCCGGCCGAACTGCTCGCGCGCGGTGCTGTACTCGATCGACGCCTCGAGGCAGCCCTGGATGATGCCCACGCAACTGGCCGCGATGCCGACGCGGCCCTTGTCCAGCGACGTCATCGCGATGCGGAAGCCCTGACCCTCCTCACCCAGCAGGGCGTCGGACGGCACGCGCATGCCGCTGAAGGACAGCGCCGCGGTCGCCTGACCACGCAGGCCGAGCTTGCCCTTCACCTCGGTCGCCTCGAAGCCGGGCGTGTCCGTCGGGACCAGGAAGGCGGACACACCCTTGGGACCGGGGCCTCCCGTGCGGGCGAAGACCAGCGCCACGTCGGCCCACGTGCCGTTCGTGATGAAGATCTTGGAGCCGTCGATGACCCACTCGTCGCCGTCGCGCACGGCGCGCGTGCGCAGGTTGCCGGCGTCCGAGCCGTTGTCGGGCTCGGTCAGACCGAAGCAGCCCAGCAGCCGGCCCGAGGCGATCCCGGGCAGCCAGCGCTGCTTCTGCTCCTCGCTGCCGAACTGCAGGACCGACTTGCCGAACAGCCCCGTCGAGACCGAGACGATGCCGCGGATCGCCGAGTCGGCCCGGCCGAGCTCCTCCATCGCGAGCACGTAGGTGACGTAGTCGCCGCCGATGCCGCCGTACTCCTCGGGGATCGTCAGGCCCATGAAGCCGATGTCGCCGAGCTTGGGGATGATCGCGGTGTCGACCGACTCGACCCGGTCCCATTCGGCGCGGTGGGGCACGACCTCGCGGTCGAGGAATTCACGGGCGAGAGCGCGAAAGCCGCGCTGGTCCTCGGTGAGCGTCAGATCCATGCCCTGATCCTGCCATCGCCCTACGATGCAGGGCATGGCACTTCCCTCAGCTCGGACGCCCGATCCCCGCGACGCGCCCGCCCTGCGCTGGGGAATCCTCGGAGCCGGGCACATCGCCGCCGCCATGACCGAGGCGCTGCTGGAGGGCACCACGCAGCAGGTCGTCGCGATCGGATCGCGCGATCACGAGCGGGCCCGCCGGTTCGCCGAGCGCTTCTCCCTGGCCCGGGCGCACGGGTCCTACGAGGAGCTCGTGGCCGATCCCGAGGTCGACGTCGTGTACGTCGCCACCCCGCACTCGGAGCACCGCGACCATGCCCTGCTCGCCATCGCGGCGGGCAAGCACGTCCTGGTCGAGAAGGCGTTCACCCGCACCACCGACGAGGCCGCCGAGGTCCTGGCCGCCGCCGAGGCCGCGGGGGTGACCTGCGTCGAGGCGATGTGGTCCCGCTTCCTGCCCGGCTACGACGTGGTGCGCCGGACCGTCGAGGAGGGCGTGCTCGGCGACGTGCGCCTCATCGAGGCCGATCACGGTCAGCTGCTGTACCCGGACGGACCCGCGCGGCTGGCGGCACCCGAGCTGGCCGGCGGCGCGCTGCTCGACCTGGGCGTCTATCCGGTGCACCTCGCCGCGATGCTCATGCCCCTGATCGAGGACGTCCGCGCCGTGGGCACCCTGACCCCGCTCGGCGTCGACGAGCACGAGACCATCGCCCTGCGCGGCGCCGAGGGGACCGTCGCGGCGCTCACGGCCTGCATGTCGGCCTCCACCCCGACCACCGCCGGCATCGCCGGCACGCGGGCCCGCCTCGAGCTGGCCGGCCCGTTCTACCAGCCCACGGCCATCCGCCTGGCGGACCCGACGGGCCGGACGCTCGAGGTCTGGGAGCCCGAGGTCTCCGAAGGTCACCTCGGGCTACGGTACGAGGCGGTCGAGCTGGCCCGCTGCGTCGCGGACGGCCGCCGCGAGTCGTCCCTGCTGCCGTGGGACGAGACCCTCCGCGTCATGGGTCTCATGGACGAGGTGCGGGCCCAGCTGGGCGTGCACCTGCCGGGTGACTGAGTCCTCACCGGCTCACGGCCAGAGCAGCGCCTTGATGGCGCGGCGCTCGTCCATCGCCCGGTAGCCCTCGGCGGCGTCCTCCAGCGGCAGCTGCAGGTCGAAGACCCGGCCCGGGTCGATCTCGCGGTTCCAGATGAGGTCGATCAGCTCGGGCAGGAAGCGCCGCACCGGCGCAGGCCCGCCGTGGAGGTGGACGCCGGCCATGAAGAGCGGGCCGCCGGGAATCGCGACGTCGTGCGAGACGCCCACGAAGCCGACGTGGCCACCGGGTCGCGTCGCCCCGATCGCCTGCATCATGGACTCCTGCGTTCCCACCGCCTCGATCGTCGAGTGCGCGCCCAGGCCGTCCGTCAGCTCCTTGATCCGGACGACCGCGTCGTCGCCGCGCTCGGTCACGATGTCGGTGGCGCCGAACTCCCGTGCCAGCGCCTGCCGGTCCTCGTGGCGGCTGCAGGCGATGACCCGGTCGGCCCCGAGCCGCCGCGCCGCCAGGATCCCCATCAGGCCGACGGCGCCGTCCCCCACGACGGCCACGGTCTTCCCCGGCCCGGCCTCCGCGGCGACGGCCGCGAACCATCCGGTGCCCAGCACGTCCGACGCCGTCAGCAGCGACGGCAGCAGGTCCTCGTCGG
This region includes:
- a CDS encoding zinc-dependent alcohol dehydrogenase family protein, which produces MRAVVMHEPGDVRVEDRPDPRIEEPTDAIIAVTAACVCGSDLWPYRGAESVHDQVMGHEYVGVVEEVGPEVSTIKGGDFVVGSFWASDGTCEICRSGYEAYCVHRVPMGAIGTQAQRARIPLADGTLVATPAMPDEDLLPSLLTASDVLGTGWFAAVAAEAGPGKTVAVVGDGAVGLMGILAARRLGADRVIACSRHEDRQALAREFGATDIVTERGDDAVVRIKELTDGLGAHSTIEAVGTQESMMQAIGATRPGGHVGFVGVSHDVAIPGGPLFMAGVHLHGGPAPVRRFLPELIDLIWNREIDPGRVFDLQLPLEDAAEGYRAMDERRAIKALLWP
- a CDS encoding Gfo/Idh/MocA family protein, with the protein product MALPSARTPDPRDAPALRWGILGAGHIAAAMTEALLEGTTQQVVAIGSRDHERARRFAERFSLARAHGSYEELVADPEVDVVYVATPHSEHRDHALLAIAAGKHVLVEKAFTRTTDEAAEVLAAAEAAGVTCVEAMWSRFLPGYDVVRRTVEEGVLGDVRLIEADHGQLLYPDGPARLAAPELAGGALLDLGVYPVHLAAMLMPLIEDVRAVGTLTPLGVDEHETIALRGAEGTVAALTACMSASTPTTAGIAGTRARLELAGPFYQPTAIRLADPTGRTLEVWEPEVSEGHLGLRYEAVELARCVADGRRESSLLPWDETLRVMGLMDEVRAQLGVHLPGD
- a CDS encoding DUF456 domain-containing protein, whose protein sequence is MSGVAFDLLIALVIVVGLAGAIVQVIPGGFVVGGAVIVWGVVTGGATGWTVAALALVLAIVGMGLKYLLAGRYLQRRGIPNRSLVVGAVLGVVGFFVIPVVGLFVGFVGGTYLSELHRLGDEPAARRATGHALRATGIAILVELTGALLTAGAWLVAVLVVRL
- a CDS encoding acyl-CoA dehydrogenase family protein, whose product is MDLTLTEDQRGFRALAREFLDREVVPHRAEWDRVESVDTAIIPKLGDIGFMGLTIPEEYGGIGGDYVTYVLAMEELGRADSAIRGIVSVSTGLFGKSVLQFGSEEQKQRWLPGIASGRLLGCFGLTEPDNGSDAGNLRTRAVRDGDEWVIDGSKIFITNGTWADVALVFARTGGPGPKGVSAFLVPTDTPGFEATEVKGKLGLRGQATAALSFSGMRVPSDALLGEEGQGFRIAMTSLDKGRVGIAASCVGIIQGCLEASIEYSTAREQFGRPIASYQLVQDMIAEMSVDADAARLLTWRAADLIDRGEKFSIEASKAKLYASEQAVKAANLAIQVFGGYGYVDEYPVQKYMRDARVMTLYEGTSQIQKLIIGRAETGISAFS
- a CDS encoding VIT1/CCC1 transporter family protein yields the protein MSVDEPHADFTSQKLNWLRAGVLGANDGIVSVASLVVGVAGATSDTGAIATAGTAALVGGAVSMALGEYVSVSSQRDSEEHMIGLETRELRDDPEGELEELVEMLQDRGIEEATARRAAREMTAHDALAAHLEVELGIDADDLVSPWHAAFSSAVAFTVGGLLPLVAMLATGQDARLVVTFATVLVALALTGTISAQIGGGVKSRAAMRLVVGGALALALTYVIGRLLGSSGIV